From the genome of Nakamurella flavida, one region includes:
- a CDS encoding sugar ABC transporter ATP-binding protein, which translates to MERGEVVLETRGLEKKYGENYALEPLDLTIAAGSIHGFLGKNGAGKSTLVGMIAGSVRPTAGEILHEGTDITSTGYTERRAMGIHLLGQHAELVGALSVAENLMMPNLPRGAGGLVKWSKVRSEAREVLERYRLPFHVSTPAAELSLHDQRRLAIARTLREGGSLAMLDEPTAALSRSERRELFDWIRELNAEGQTFVFISHYNSEIQEICDECTVFRDGRLVASGVNPRSISSAEISELVTGTAVQEFHRVPVPEAQAHLELRDFRAPGVGPIDLEIGRGQIIGFVGLPSSGAKELARAIGGLNPGHTGEIVLDGKAVATADVPAAHAAGIAYLTDDRIHEGLVKEISIMESLHLGNWPTSRGLVDFPAMKRYYTSINQRLHIRSSGQQQPVGELSGGNQQKVLIGAILALNPRVIILDEPTVGVDVGTKEEIHGLMDELTRQGISVILLTYDADEMCRVADIVVAFQDQRVARVLTGADITADAIIDSLVEHTGVSA; encoded by the coding sequence GTGGAACGGGGCGAGGTCGTCCTGGAGACGCGGGGCCTGGAGAAGAAGTACGGCGAGAACTACGCGCTGGAGCCCTTGGACCTGACCATCGCGGCCGGATCCATCCACGGGTTCCTCGGCAAGAACGGTGCGGGCAAGTCCACCCTGGTCGGCATGATCGCCGGCTCGGTGCGGCCGACGGCCGGCGAGATCCTGCACGAGGGAACCGACATCACCTCCACGGGGTACACCGAGCGCCGGGCGATGGGCATCCACCTGCTCGGCCAGCACGCCGAGCTGGTGGGTGCGCTGAGCGTCGCGGAGAACCTGATGATGCCCAACCTGCCCCGCGGGGCCGGTGGCCTCGTCAAGTGGTCCAAAGTGCGCAGTGAGGCCAGGGAGGTGCTCGAGCGCTACCGGTTGCCGTTCCACGTCTCGACACCGGCCGCGGAGCTGTCCCTGCACGACCAGCGTCGGCTCGCCATCGCCCGCACCCTGCGCGAGGGCGGCAGCCTGGCCATGCTCGACGAGCCGACGGCTGCGCTGAGCCGCAGCGAACGGCGTGAGCTGTTCGACTGGATCCGGGAGCTCAACGCCGAGGGGCAGACCTTCGTCTTCATCTCGCACTACAACAGCGAGATCCAGGAGATCTGCGACGAGTGCACGGTGTTCCGCGACGGTCGCCTGGTGGCCTCCGGGGTGAACCCCCGGAGCATCTCCTCGGCCGAGATCTCCGAGCTGGTCACCGGAACGGCCGTCCAGGAGTTCCACCGCGTGCCCGTCCCCGAGGCGCAGGCGCACCTGGAGCTGCGGGACTTCCGGGCACCCGGGGTCGGCCCGATCGACCTGGAGATCGGCCGCGGCCAGATCATCGGGTTCGTCGGACTGCCGTCCTCCGGGGCGAAGGAGCTCGCCCGCGCCATCGGCGGACTCAACCCCGGCCACACCGGGGAGATCGTCCTGGACGGCAAGGCCGTCGCGACGGCCGACGTGCCGGCGGCCCACGCCGCCGGCATCGCCTACCTGACCGACGACCGCATCCACGAGGGCCTGGTCAAGGAGATCTCCATCATGGAGAGCCTGCACCTGGGCAACTGGCCCACCTCCCGGGGCCTGGTCGACTTCCCGGCCATGAAGCGCTACTACACGTCCATCAACCAGCGGCTGCACATCCGCTCCAGCGGTCAGCAGCAGCCGGTGGGCGAGCTGTCCGGCGGGAACCAGCAGAAGGTGCTGATCGGCGCGATCCTCGCGCTGAACCCGCGGGTGATCATCCTGGACGAGCCGACGGTGGGCGTGGACGTCGGGACGAAGGAAGAGATCCACGGCCTGATGGACGAACTGACCCGCCAGGGCATCAGCGTCATCCTGCTGACCTACGACGCCGACGAGATGTGCCGCGTCGCCGACATCGTCGTGGCCTTCCAGGACCAGCGCGTGGCCAGGGTTCTCACCGGCGCGGACATCACCGCCGACGCCATCATCGACAGCCTTGTGGAACACACGGGAGTATCGGCATGA
- a CDS encoding sugar ABC transporter substrate-binding protein, whose amino-acid sequence MSRISRRSFGAGALGAAGLALLAACGQGAQAGASGASSGAGGGGGGGTGTYANKGMDFFFFVMLAESIKRRTEELGFTYNSTDAKQDSSQQFNQAKTLLVQKPSFLVVDTVDSGAWAPIATQTKGAKVPFGAVDSLVTDGEIDFQVAFDNSMAGTLAAQKTVELLKAKYGTERGQVFNGYGALSSAAWNARKIAFEAELAKYPEIQLISRPTDGSETTARQVAGATLSEFADLDAIHGPSDSITRGFITAMQTADRLKKVGEEGHIIVTTIDGEPQALQWFRDGTVDAPVSQDPVAYGEICVDMLTTYTAKGQAIPLGAYDNKDYFWESSVIDSTPNGPVMTIPPYIIDKDNVEDPRQWANVVTQKWGIKQ is encoded by the coding sequence ATGTCGCGTATTTCCCGCCGGTCCTTCGGGGCGGGTGCGCTCGGCGCCGCCGGGCTCGCCCTGCTGGCCGCATGCGGTCAGGGCGCCCAGGCCGGCGCGTCCGGGGCGAGTTCGGGCGCCGGCGGTGGTGGCGGTGGTGGCACCGGCACCTACGCCAACAAGGGCATGGACTTCTTCTTCTTCGTCATGCTGGCGGAGTCGATCAAGCGGCGCACCGAGGAGCTCGGCTTCACCTACAACTCCACCGATGCCAAGCAGGACTCCAGCCAGCAGTTCAACCAGGCCAAGACCCTGCTGGTGCAGAAGCCGTCGTTCCTCGTCGTCGACACCGTGGACTCGGGTGCGTGGGCTCCCATCGCGACCCAGACCAAGGGCGCCAAGGTCCCCTTCGGTGCGGTCGACTCGCTGGTCACCGATGGTGAGATCGACTTCCAGGTCGCGTTCGACAACTCCATGGCCGGGACCCTGGCCGCGCAGAAGACGGTCGAGCTGCTCAAGGCCAAGTACGGCACCGAGCGCGGCCAGGTCTTCAACGGGTACGGCGCGCTGTCCTCCGCGGCCTGGAACGCCCGCAAGATCGCCTTCGAGGCCGAGCTCGCCAAGTACCCGGAGATCCAGCTGATCTCCCGCCCCACCGACGGCAGCGAGACCACGGCCCGCCAGGTCGCCGGCGCCACCCTGTCGGAGTTCGCCGACCTGGACGCCATCCACGGCCCCAGCGACTCGATCACCCGCGGCTTCATCACCGCCATGCAGACCGCCGACCGGCTGAAGAAGGTCGGCGAGGAGGGGCACATCATCGTCACCACGATCGACGGCGAACCCCAGGCGCTGCAGTGGTTCCGCGACGGCACCGTCGACGCGCCGGTGTCCCAGGACCCGGTCGCCTACGGCGAGATCTGCGTGGACATGCTGACCACGTACACGGCCAAGGGCCAGGCCATCCCGCTGGGTGCCTACGACAACAAGGACTACTTCTGGGAGAGCTCGGTGATCGACTCGACGCCGAACGGCCCGGTCATGACGATCCCGCCGTACATCATCGACAAGGACAACGTCGAGGACCCGCGGCAGTGGGCGAACGTGGTCACCCAGAAGTGGGGCATCAAGCAGTGA
- a CDS encoding zinc-dependent alcohol dehydrogenase, with translation MKGYVFKGDRVVELVERDKPTVGPGQVLIRTKTSSICGTDLHVYRAPAATVGSRGVTISGHEPVGEVAEVGAGVAWPAVGDRVVGYHVAGCNVCKFCQLRRYKECPHNYSAPASDPQRIAMQENLDGSNGEYILLEAGLVLPLPDEFTWADGSVLVCNFGTAYGAVRNAFSFPGGTLAVWGLGPVGLNIVLVARAMGMRVIGMDVSAGRRGVAEAMGVEVVDGAQGSLTELLHSMTDGEGPDSIIDTTGVGSVHEILVPTVKRGGTVVLVGLGHNTSVGPVPQAVLRQVTIKGSWIFDIEDWQPMLEFVRSHELVDLMATVDKVVPIADFELAFEEADQALAGKIIFDWA, from the coding sequence GTGAAGGGTTACGTGTTCAAGGGCGACCGCGTCGTCGAGCTGGTGGAGCGGGACAAGCCCACCGTCGGCCCCGGCCAGGTGCTGATCCGGACGAAGACGTCCTCGATCTGCGGGACCGATCTGCACGTCTACCGCGCGCCCGCGGCCACCGTCGGCTCCAGGGGCGTGACGATCAGCGGACACGAGCCCGTGGGCGAGGTCGCCGAGGTCGGCGCCGGGGTGGCCTGGCCGGCCGTCGGCGACCGGGTCGTCGGCTACCACGTCGCCGGCTGCAACGTCTGCAAGTTCTGCCAACTCCGCCGCTACAAGGAATGCCCGCACAACTACAGCGCCCCGGCCTCCGACCCGCAGCGCATCGCCATGCAGGAGAACCTGGACGGCTCGAACGGGGAATACATCCTGCTCGAGGCCGGGCTGGTGCTCCCGCTGCCCGACGAGTTCACCTGGGCGGACGGCTCGGTGCTGGTGTGCAACTTTGGCACCGCCTACGGCGCCGTCCGGAACGCGTTCAGCTTCCCCGGCGGCACCCTCGCGGTGTGGGGCCTGGGGCCGGTCGGCCTGAACATCGTCCTGGTCGCCCGGGCCATGGGCATGCGCGTCATCGGGATGGACGTCTCCGCGGGACGCCGCGGCGTCGCGGAAGCCATGGGGGTCGAGGTCGTCGACGGGGCCCAGGGCTCGCTCACCGAGCTCCTGCACTCGATGACCGATGGCGAGGGCCCGGACTCGATCATCGACACCACCGGGGTCGGTTCGGTCCACGAGATCCTGGTACCCACCGTGAAGCGCGGCGGCACCGTGGTGCTGGTCGGCCTGGGGCACAACACCTCGGTCGGCCCGGTTCCGCAGGCGGTGCTGCGCCAGGTGACCATCAAGGGCTCCTGGATCTTCGACATCGAGGACTGGCAGCCGATGCTCGAGTTCGTCCGCTCGCACGAGCTCGTCGACCTGATGGCCACCGTCGACAAGGTCGTCCCCATCGCCGATTTCGAGCTCGCCTTCGAGGAGGCCGATCAGGCCCTCGCCGGAAAGATCATCTTCGACTGGGCGTAG
- the hisD gene encoding histidinol dehydrogenase, which produces MVASQHLKQASPTAPSSVGSGVADTVSGVIADIRTRGDVAVREYSEKFDRWSPENFRLSAEDIERIVATVPEAVITDITTVQASVRRFAQHQRDSMTDFEVEMSPGVHLGQKNIPVSAVGAYVPGGRYPLVASAHMTVVTAKVAGVESVAACTPPIRGEIPAATIAAMHLAGADDIYVLGGVQAVAAMAVGTETVRPVNLLVGPGNAYVAEAKRQLFGSVGIDLFAGPTETLVVADEFADPFVVAVDLLSQAEHGPDSPAILVTSSAEVGRAALEHIDRLLVDMPTKDFAGPAWRDHGQVIVTENLEDAYRVADSFASEHVQILTAEPRRALETMRNFGALFLGEGTCVSYGDKVIGTNHTLPTRGAARYTGGLWVGKYLKTVTYQEVTDQAASAALGELCGRAARVEFFEGHARSGDVRAAKYAGAELPWAPEQYRAVAR; this is translated from the coding sequence ATGGTGGCCTCGCAGCACCTCAAGCAAGCATCGCCCACGGCCCCGTCGTCGGTGGGTTCCGGGGTGGCCGACACGGTGTCCGGCGTGATCGCCGACATCCGGACCCGCGGTGACGTGGCGGTCCGGGAGTACTCCGAGAAGTTCGATCGCTGGTCCCCCGAGAACTTCCGTCTGTCGGCCGAGGACATCGAGCGCATCGTCGCGACCGTCCCGGAGGCGGTCATCACCGACATCACGACCGTGCAGGCCAGCGTCCGCCGGTTCGCCCAGCACCAGCGCGACTCGATGACCGACTTCGAGGTCGAGATGTCTCCGGGCGTCCACCTCGGCCAGAAGAACATCCCCGTCTCCGCGGTCGGCGCCTACGTGCCCGGTGGTCGCTACCCGCTCGTCGCCTCGGCCCACATGACCGTGGTGACCGCGAAGGTCGCCGGCGTGGAGTCGGTCGCCGCCTGCACCCCGCCGATCCGCGGGGAGATCCCCGCCGCCACCATCGCGGCGATGCATCTGGCCGGCGCGGACGACATCTACGTGCTGGGCGGGGTCCAGGCCGTCGCGGCCATGGCCGTCGGCACCGAGACCGTCCGACCGGTCAACCTGCTGGTCGGCCCGGGCAACGCCTACGTGGCGGAGGCCAAGCGCCAGCTGTTCGGCAGCGTCGGCATCGACCTGTTCGCCGGTCCCACCGAGACCCTGGTCGTCGCGGACGAGTTCGCCGATCCGTTCGTGGTGGCCGTGGACCTGCTCAGCCAGGCCGAGCACGGGCCGGATTCACCGGCCATCCTCGTCACCTCCTCGGCGGAGGTCGGGCGGGCCGCGCTGGAGCACATCGACCGGCTGCTGGTCGACATGCCCACGAAGGACTTCGCCGGTCCCGCCTGGCGCGATCACGGCCAGGTCATCGTCACCGAGAACCTCGAGGACGCCTACCGGGTGGCCGACTCGTTCGCGAGCGAGCACGTGCAGATCCTGACCGCCGAACCCCGCCGGGCCCTGGAGACGATGCGCAACTTCGGCGCGCTCTTCCTCGGCGAGGGCACCTGCGTCTCCTACGGCGACAAGGTGATCGGCACCAACCACACGCTGCCCACCCGCGGAGCCGCCCGGTACACCGGCGGGCTCTGGGTCGGGAAGTACCTCAAGACGGTGACCTATCAGGAGGTCACCGACCAGGCCGCGTCGGCCGCCCTCGGCGAGTTGTGCGGCCGCGCCGCCCGGGTCGAGTTCTTCGAGGGTCACGCCCGCTCCGGCGACGTCCGGGCCGCCAAGTACGCCGGGGCCGAACTGCCCTGGGCCCCCGAGCAGTACCGCGCCGTGGCCCGATGA
- a CDS encoding LacI family DNA-binding transcriptional regulator — protein sequence MVTGYDVARLAGVSQSAVSLALRDSTRISPETKKRILDAVEALGYTPSQVGRSLATRRTGRIGVVTGELLNPFYPALLAPLHDALMASGNCTVLLTTSADGSDEKTDLAPIFDGSLDGVVLTALTVSSPLPGALTRAGIPFVFLNREVDGDDADSCVPDDDGGVQTVVRELVGLGHRRLGMISGPMDVSTARARRASFVRHLADHEIALPDERIVVGSFTHEAGQRGLRQLLGGPHPPTAVFCANDVIALGALDAAAADGIDVPGDVSVVGFDDIAPAGWSVFDLTTVRVNLAAMAAGAAELLVRRIRDKEAAPERRVVATTLARRRTHAAVRG from the coding sequence GTGGTGACCGGGTACGACGTGGCGCGGCTCGCGGGGGTCTCGCAGTCCGCGGTCTCCCTGGCGCTGCGTGACTCGACCCGGATCTCGCCGGAGACCAAGAAGCGCATCCTGGACGCGGTGGAGGCCCTGGGCTACACACCCAGTCAGGTCGGCCGCAGCCTGGCCACCCGGCGGACCGGGCGGATCGGGGTGGTCACCGGGGAGCTGCTGAACCCGTTCTACCCCGCACTCCTCGCCCCGTTGCACGATGCGCTGATGGCCTCCGGGAACTGCACGGTGCTGCTCACCACCAGCGCCGACGGATCCGACGAGAAGACCGATCTCGCACCGATCTTCGACGGCTCACTGGACGGCGTGGTGCTGACCGCGTTGACCGTGTCCTCCCCCCTGCCCGGTGCCCTGACCCGGGCCGGGATCCCGTTCGTCTTCCTCAACCGCGAGGTGGACGGGGACGACGCCGACTCCTGCGTGCCCGACGACGACGGTGGCGTGCAGACCGTCGTCCGTGAACTGGTGGGCCTGGGTCACCGACGCCTCGGGATGATCTCCGGCCCGATGGACGTGAGCACCGCCCGGGCCCGCCGGGCCTCGTTCGTCCGACACCTCGCCGATCACGAGATCGCCCTGCCCGACGAACGCATCGTCGTCGGCAGCTTCACCCACGAGGCCGGCCAGCGGGGCCTGCGGCAGCTCCTGGGCGGGCCGCACCCACCGACCGCCGTGTTCTGCGCCAACGACGTCATCGCGCTCGGTGCGCTGGATGCGGCCGCGGCCGACGGCATCGACGTCCCGGGCGACGTGTCCGTGGTCGGTTTCGACGACATCGCCCCGGCCGGCTGGTCCGTCTTCGACCTGACGACGGTCCGGGTGAATCTCGCCGCGATGGCTGCGGGAGCGGCGGAGTTGCTGGTCCGCCGGATCCGGGACAAGGAGGCCGCACCCGAGCGACGGGTCGTCGCCACCACGCTGGCCCGTCGTCGGACGCACGCCGCGGTCCGCGGCTGA
- a CDS encoding beta-galactosidase, with product MTAPVPFPCEEDSVQVHFVDKQIRLDGRPVMVLAGEIHYFRLDRADWSDRLDLLVAAGADTVASYIPWVVHELPDGTLDLTGRTRPELDLGAFVDLAAAKGLAFLARPGPFTMAELRHEGVPGRVAVEHPEIRPVGWDGAPAPTSTLDYLAPAFLAETRSWYAAVGAVLAPRMAGVGGPVTLVQLDNEIGMLAWVSNTPDLTEHLLADLHTWLEDRYGPDGLVLRYPGAPLVLTDDPVGWASLVRSPQLQSSGALRHDLSTFLRGRFARYVDALAGFATESGFGGVPFLINVHGTEAGGAASFPIGIAQLLETWRGRADRTAGSDHYVGTLTWASAAELYLVHAFLDATLDAGQPLTSLEFEVGTGDYGGDEGAFTDPTSVVLKTRLLLSQGTRLFNAYLFAGGENFLDERVDDRGTHRFGITGQRHGSAAPVDPDGRPGPAYASTREALQVARAHERWAATWQPEFDDVTVGFVPDHYATEYTYRGNAVMPELTDDLRHARGGGPGSVLARALLGAGIRYCAVDLGGAGALGGVVVLGSPSVLGAALQRRLVEHVTAGGGLLLVGSLPTRDDDGASCTIFADALGLRAGETLTGADLPFASLVGAGWAAHRPEVRVGRMQVLDVPAGEVLLRDAMSGRPVAAHVRLGAGQAVVIAADVALPPEFLGEIIGRLGGRPGLRIERDTPGVLATTTRTPDGDRFLHVMTVTGLTSTVSFTLDGRPLFDGDTVELAPRTGLILPVDVGMAGRRVAATAEIVSLDGDVLTLRAAGPGRAVWIDGCRRDLGGPGDQAVALTG from the coding sequence GTGACGGCCCCCGTCCCGTTCCCGTGCGAGGAGGACAGCGTGCAGGTGCACTTCGTCGACAAGCAGATCCGGCTGGACGGTCGGCCGGTGATGGTGCTGGCCGGGGAGATCCACTACTTCCGGCTCGACCGTGCGGACTGGTCCGACCGGCTCGACCTGCTGGTGGCGGCTGGGGCGGACACGGTGGCCAGCTACATCCCGTGGGTGGTGCACGAGCTGCCCGACGGCACCCTCGATCTGACCGGGCGCACCCGCCCCGAGCTCGATCTCGGCGCCTTCGTCGACCTGGCCGCGGCCAAGGGACTGGCCTTCCTGGCCCGGCCGGGGCCGTTCACCATGGCCGAGCTGCGGCACGAGGGCGTGCCCGGTCGGGTGGCCGTGGAGCACCCGGAGATCCGGCCGGTCGGCTGGGACGGCGCACCTGCCCCGACGTCCACGCTGGACTACCTGGCGCCGGCCTTTCTGGCCGAGACCCGTTCCTGGTACGCCGCTGTCGGGGCGGTCCTCGCGCCGCGGATGGCCGGCGTGGGTGGCCCGGTGACCCTCGTCCAGCTGGACAACGAGATCGGCATGCTCGCCTGGGTCTCCAACACCCCGGACCTGACCGAGCATCTGCTGGCCGATCTGCACACCTGGCTGGAGGACCGGTACGGCCCGGACGGTCTCGTCCTGCGGTACCCCGGTGCGCCGCTGGTGCTCACCGACGATCCGGTCGGGTGGGCGAGCCTGGTGCGCAGTCCGCAGCTGCAGAGCAGCGGGGCGCTGCGGCATGACCTGAGCACGTTCCTGCGCGGCCGGTTCGCCCGGTACGTCGACGCCCTGGCCGGATTCGCCACCGAGAGCGGATTCGGCGGGGTGCCGTTCCTGATCAACGTGCACGGCACCGAGGCCGGCGGGGCGGCGTCGTTCCCGATCGGCATCGCCCAGCTGCTGGAGACCTGGCGGGGGCGGGCCGACCGGACGGCCGGGTCCGACCACTACGTGGGCACGCTGACCTGGGCGTCGGCCGCCGAGCTGTACCTGGTGCACGCCTTCCTCGACGCCACGCTGGACGCCGGCCAGCCGTTGACCAGCCTGGAGTTCGAGGTGGGCACGGGCGACTACGGCGGCGACGAGGGCGCCTTCACCGACCCCACGTCGGTGGTGCTCAAGACCCGGCTGCTGCTGTCCCAGGGCACCCGGTTGTTCAACGCGTACCTGTTCGCCGGCGGGGAGAACTTCCTCGATGAGCGGGTGGACGACCGGGGCACCCACCGATTCGGGATCACCGGCCAGCGGCACGGCAGCGCGGCGCCGGTCGATCCCGACGGGCGGCCCGGCCCGGCGTACGCGTCGACCCGGGAGGCGCTCCAGGTGGCCCGCGCGCACGAGCGCTGGGCGGCGACCTGGCAGCCCGAGTTCGACGACGTGACGGTGGGTTTCGTCCCCGACCACTACGCGACCGAGTACACCTACCGCGGCAACGCGGTGATGCCCGAGCTGACCGATGACCTGCGGCACGCCCGCGGTGGCGGCCCCGGCAGTGTGCTGGCCCGCGCCCTGCTGGGGGCCGGGATCCGCTATTGCGCAGTCGATCTCGGTGGGGCCGGTGCACTCGGCGGGGTCGTGGTACTGGGCAGCCCGTCGGTGTTGGGCGCCGCCCTGCAGCGGCGGCTGGTCGAGCACGTGACCGCGGGCGGCGGACTGCTGCTCGTCGGGTCGCTGCCCACCCGCGACGACGACGGCGCGTCCTGCACGATCTTCGCCGACGCGCTGGGGCTGCGGGCGGGGGAGACGCTGACCGGAGCGGACCTGCCGTTCGCCTCCTTGGTCGGCGCCGGGTGGGCGGCGCACCGGCCGGAGGTGCGGGTGGGCCGGATGCAGGTGCTGGACGTGCCGGCCGGTGAGGTCCTGCTGCGGGATGCGATGTCCGGCCGCCCGGTCGCTGCCCACGTCCGGCTGGGTGCCGGGCAGGCGGTGGTGATCGCGGCGGACGTGGCCCTGCCGCCGGAGTTCCTCGGCGAGATCATCGGGCGGCTGGGCGGTCGCCCCGGTCTGCGGATCGAGCGGGACACCCCCGGCGTGCTGGCCACCACCACCCGCACCCCGGACGGCGACCGCTTCCTGCACGTCATGACGGTGACCGGGCTGACCAGCACGGTGTCGTTCACCCTCGACGGCCGTCCGCTGTTCGACGGGGACACCGTCGAGCTTGCCCCGCGGACGGGGCTGATCCTCCCGGTCGACGTGGGCATGGCCGGCCGTCGGGTGGCCGCCACCGCCGAGATCGTCTCCCTGGACGGCGATGTGCTCACGCTGCGGGCGGCCGGCCCCGGCCGGGCGGTGTGGATCGACGGGTGTCGGCGGGACCTCGGCGGCCCGGGTGACCAGGCGGTCGCTCTGACCGGTTGA
- a CDS encoding ABC transporter ATP-binding protein, whose protein sequence is MAVRKPLLQVRDLTVRYEPRMHSGLTAVDHVSFDLHEGEFVGLIGESGCGKSTLGVALLRLRQSPAKITSGQVLFDGTDILALSEDELRTHRWSDIATVFQSSMNSLNPVTRIASSFADVLHAHTDLDDRAVAARSAELLEMVSIDPSFLQNYPHELSGGMKQRINLALALALRPRFVLLDEPTTGLDVVVQRTILDNIRELQREQKFTVLFISHDMGTVLESSDRIMVMYAGRMVEIGSSRALLEKPLHPYSKALLGSYGDPRAETVAITYIPGRPPDLRQRPPGCAFAPRCPEAVASCTTLDPPLQRVERVDVACLVAQAQHGLRDLPEDVGEPIAGFAGPAFVKELTDPAARRGSVIIEVDAVSKTFTRRQKMKTHTIQAVDDVSFTLREGEVTALVGQSGSGKSTLARMITGVERPSAGSVRFHPPGDGGRDQGAGQEVGRIRGKQLEAFRRSVQYVFQDPYAALNPAHTIGMTLGRPVHNFAGLRGKALTQRSVELLEKVGLSPGARFLGRFPYELSGGQRQRVVIAKALASGPRLIIADEPISSLDVSIRAEILELLNALVVDEHVGILYITHDLLSARMLADSALVLNHGKLVESGPAAQVILHPKDEYTRTLLAAIPDPKAAGRVA, encoded by the coding sequence ATGGCCGTTCGAAAGCCGTTGCTTCAAGTGCGTGACCTGACCGTCCGCTACGAACCCCGGATGCATTCCGGGCTGACCGCCGTCGACCACGTCAGCTTCGATCTGCACGAGGGGGAGTTCGTCGGGCTCATCGGTGAGTCCGGCTGTGGCAAGAGCACTCTCGGGGTGGCGCTGCTCCGGCTGCGGCAGAGCCCGGCGAAGATCACCTCGGGCCAGGTGCTGTTCGACGGCACCGACATCCTGGCGCTCTCGGAGGACGAGCTGCGCACGCACCGGTGGAGCGACATCGCCACGGTCTTCCAGAGCAGCATGAACAGCCTGAACCCGGTGACCCGCATCGCGTCCTCGTTCGCCGACGTGCTCCACGCGCACACCGATCTGGACGACCGTGCCGTTGCCGCCCGTTCGGCCGAACTGCTGGAGATGGTCTCCATCGACCCGTCCTTCCTGCAGAACTACCCGCACGAGCTGTCCGGCGGGATGAAGCAGCGGATCAACCTGGCCCTGGCGCTCGCCCTGCGGCCGCGGTTCGTGCTGCTCGACGAGCCGACCACCGGCCTGGACGTGGTGGTGCAGCGGACCATCCTGGACAACATCCGCGAGCTGCAGCGGGAGCAGAAGTTCACCGTGCTGTTCATCTCCCACGACATGGGCACGGTGCTGGAGTCCTCGGACCGGATCATGGTCATGTACGCCGGACGGATGGTCGAGATCGGGTCCAGCCGCGCCCTGCTCGAGAAGCCGCTGCACCCGTACTCCAAGGCGCTGCTGGGCTCCTACGGGGACCCGCGGGCGGAGACCGTGGCCATCACCTACATCCCGGGGCGCCCGCCGGACCTGCGGCAGCGCCCGCCGGGCTGCGCCTTCGCCCCCCGCTGCCCGGAGGCGGTGGCGTCCTGCACCACGCTGGACCCGCCGCTGCAGCGGGTGGAACGGGTGGACGTGGCCTGCCTGGTCGCCCAGGCCCAGCACGGGCTGCGTGACCTGCCCGAGGACGTCGGCGAGCCGATCGCCGGGTTCGCCGGGCCGGCGTTCGTCAAGGAACTCACCGACCCGGCGGCCCGCCGCGGATCGGTGATCATCGAGGTCGACGCGGTGAGCAAGACCTTCACCCGGCGGCAGAAGATGAAGACCCACACCATCCAGGCCGTGGACGACGTCAGCTTCACCCTGCGCGAGGGGGAGGTGACGGCGCTGGTCGGGCAGAGCGGCAGCGGGAAGAGCACCCTGGCCAGGATGATCACCGGGGTGGAGCGCCCGTCCGCGGGGTCCGTCCGCTTCCACCCGCCGGGCGACGGCGGTCGTGATCAGGGGGCGGGCCAGGAGGTCGGGCGGATCCGCGGCAAGCAGCTGGAGGCGTTCCGGCGCAGCGTGCAGTACGTCTTCCAGGACCCGTACGCGGCGCTGAACCCGGCGCACACCATCGGCATGACGCTCGGCCGGCCCGTGCACAACTTCGCCGGGCTGCGCGGGAAGGCGCTGACGCAGCGGAGTGTGGAGCTGCTGGAGAAGGTGGGCCTGTCCCCGGGGGCCCGCTTCCTCGGCCGCTTCCCGTACGAGCTGTCCGGCGGGCAGCGGCAGCGCGTCGTCATCGCCAAGGCGTTGGCATCCGGCCCGCGGCTGATCATCGCCGACGAGCCCATCTCCAGTCTCGACGTGTCGATCCGCGCCGAGATCCTCGAGCTGCTCAACGCCCTGGTCGTCGACGAGCACGTGGGCATCCTCTACATCACCCACGATCTGCTCAGCGCCCGCATGCTCGCGGACTCAGCGCTGGTGCTCAACCACGGGAAGCTCGTCGAGTCCGGGCCGGCGGCGCAGGTCATCCTGCACCCGAAGGACGAGTACACCCGGACCCTGCTGGCCGCCATCCCCGACCCGAAGGCCGCCGGCCGGGTCGCCTGA